A region of Salinibacter sp. 10B DNA encodes the following proteins:
- a CDS encoding fasciclin domain-containing protein: MIDATPALMSRLRSWGAAGVGLMIVAIVVVGCDAVTSQDLGDADPQKPTIKQYVEEVRALSSLEEVATKADLLSALEQDNITVFAPTNAAFDGIDKTDLLSDANSELLSEVLQYHIVPQVVKLREGDNAIGEGNSATYTTVEGDPLTIQVTDGGATVNGQPISNGDADASNGVVHVTDGVLLETADVVDRAELMPTFRTLRRLIGETGLEGVLRGTGPGPNPGDGLTVFAPTNAAFSEAGSIANPEDVLKYHVLNQVFRLDDIPVGSSDVETLEGSDVTIVGFDNDNNGRTDSVTVDGIPVATPDVTVENGVLHSLDTVLSP; the protein is encoded by the coding sequence ATGATTGACGCTACTCCCGCACTTATGTCCCGACTCCGATCCTGGGGTGCCGCCGGTGTCGGTCTGATGATCGTCGCCATCGTTGTGGTCGGCTGTGACGCCGTAACCAGTCAGGATCTCGGCGACGCGGATCCGCAGAAGCCCACCATCAAGCAGTACGTGGAAGAGGTCCGGGCCCTGAGCAGCCTGGAGGAGGTTGCGACAAAAGCCGACCTTCTGAGCGCGCTGGAGCAGGACAACATCACCGTCTTTGCCCCAACCAACGCGGCCTTCGACGGAATTGACAAGACGGACTTGCTGTCCGACGCGAACAGTGAACTGTTGAGCGAGGTGCTGCAGTATCACATCGTTCCGCAGGTCGTGAAGCTACGCGAAGGGGACAACGCCATCGGCGAGGGCAACTCCGCAACCTATACGACCGTCGAGGGAGACCCGCTCACCATTCAGGTGACGGATGGGGGCGCTACCGTCAATGGACAGCCCATCTCGAACGGCGACGCGGACGCCTCCAACGGCGTCGTGCACGTGACGGACGGAGTGCTGCTCGAAACGGCGGACGTCGTCGATCGCGCGGAACTCATGCCGACGTTTCGGACGCTGCGACGTCTCATCGGCGAGACGGGGCTCGAAGGGGTGCTTCGGGGGACCGGCCCCGGCCCGAACCCGGGCGACGGCCTCACGGTTTTTGCCCCAACAAACGCTGCCTTCTCGGAGGCAGGCTCCATTGCAAACCCCGAAGACGTCCTGAAGTATCACGTCCTAAACCAGGTCTTCCGTCTTGACGACATTCCGGTGGGATCGTCGGACGTGGAGACGTTGGAAGGATCGGATGTGACCATTGTCGGATTCGACAACGACAATAACGGACGAACGGACTCCGTGACCGTGGATGGCATCCCGGTCGCAACGCCGGACGTCACTGTTGAAAACGGCGTCCTCCACAGCCTCGACACGGTCCTCTCCCCGTAA
- the ggt gene encoding gamma-glutamyltransferase, translating into MLPRTTARTAGIACVLLTTVLVLLAWTPASPREAPRVASGPQAAAVLPSPTPEYAENGMVVSAKRRASEAGVAMLEKGGNAVDAAVATGFALAVVHPWAGNIGGGGFMVIRMPDGSVTTIDHREDAPSGATQDVYLDEEGNAVRSRSRRGYLASGVPGTVAGLLKALDKYGTLDRETVMAPAIRLAREGFALPQSLAQDLNESYGDFAAFPATKKYFTKGDSTLGYRPGELFVQEDLAETLVRIRNQGKAGFYEGRTAELIADQFAANGGLIDEQDLAEYEAVERPPVSTTYRGYEVHSMGPPSSGGVAIAQLLNAAEMKPIGRMGFNSSATVHYIGETMRRVYADRAKWLGDPDHVEVPTQGLIQKDYMRDRMASFDSLRITPSDSVKAGEPALGTESMETSHYSVADSSGMAVSVTTTLNSGYGSKVVIDNAGFFMNNEMNDFVLKPGVPNLYGLSGTKRNLVAPGRRMVSSMSPTIVEDPDGRPFMVIGAPGGSTIITTTFQVILNVIDHGMNIERAIAAGRIHHQWKPRILSYEQNTLPQDVIWNLRARGWTVEMGVFGGIPRWGRAQGIRIKHSEDRRAPLRTFHGSSDPRGTGAAVGF; encoded by the coding sequence ATGCTCCCTCGTACAACGGCGCGTACCGCCGGCATCGCCTGCGTCCTTCTCACGACTGTGCTCGTTCTGCTTGCCTGGACCCCGGCCTCCCCCCGCGAGGCCCCCCGTGTCGCTTCCGGGCCTCAAGCCGCCGCCGTCCTCCCCTCCCCTACGCCGGAATATGCAGAGAATGGAATGGTCGTCTCGGCCAAGCGCCGGGCGTCCGAGGCTGGCGTCGCAATGCTGGAAAAGGGCGGCAACGCGGTGGATGCCGCCGTGGCCACCGGATTTGCGTTGGCCGTGGTCCATCCCTGGGCCGGCAATATCGGGGGCGGCGGGTTCATGGTGATCCGGATGCCCGACGGGTCGGTGACGACGATTGACCACAGGGAGGATGCGCCCAGTGGGGCCACACAGGACGTGTATCTCGATGAAGAGGGCAACGCCGTGCGTTCGCGAAGCCGGAGGGGCTATCTCGCCTCCGGCGTGCCGGGCACCGTAGCGGGCTTGTTGAAAGCACTGGACAAGTACGGGACGCTCGACCGCGAAACGGTGATGGCTCCGGCCATTCGGCTAGCCCGGGAAGGCTTCGCGCTCCCCCAATCTCTCGCACAGGACCTAAATGAGAGTTACGGGGACTTTGCCGCGTTTCCCGCTACGAAGAAGTACTTCACAAAGGGGGACTCAACGCTGGGGTATCGGCCCGGAGAGCTTTTTGTCCAGGAAGACTTGGCCGAGACGCTCGTGCGTATCCGGAATCAGGGCAAGGCCGGATTTTACGAGGGAAGAACGGCCGAATTGATCGCCGATCAGTTCGCAGCAAACGGCGGCCTCATTGACGAGCAGGACCTGGCCGAGTATGAGGCCGTCGAACGCCCCCCCGTAAGCACCACGTACCGGGGCTACGAGGTGCATTCGATGGGCCCTCCCTCCTCCGGCGGCGTCGCGATTGCCCAACTGCTCAATGCCGCGGAGATGAAGCCGATTGGCCGGATGGGCTTCAATTCCAGCGCTACGGTCCATTATATCGGGGAAACCATGCGGCGCGTTTATGCCGACCGCGCAAAGTGGCTCGGCGACCCGGATCACGTGGAGGTTCCCACGCAGGGGCTCATCCAGAAAGACTACATGCGCGATCGAATGGCGTCCTTCGACTCCCTCCGCATTACTCCCAGCGACTCGGTGAAGGCCGGCGAACCAGCACTCGGGACCGAATCGATGGAGACGAGCCACTACTCGGTGGCCGACAGCAGCGGGATGGCCGTAAGCGTAACGACGACTCTTAACAGCGGCTACGGCTCGAAGGTGGTCATCGACAACGCCGGCTTCTTTATGAACAACGAGATGAACGACTTTGTCTTGAAGCCAGGCGTCCCCAACCTCTACGGCCTCTCGGGTACCAAGCGCAACCTCGTGGCCCCAGGACGCCGCATGGTGTCCTCCATGTCCCCTACCATTGTGGAGGATCCGGACGGACGGCCGTTTATGGTGATCGGAGCCCCCGGCGGGTCCACAATCATAACGACCACCTTTCAGGTCATCCTCAATGTGATCGACCACGGCATGAACATCGAGCGCGCCATAGCGGCGGGGCGCATTCACCATCAGTGGAAGCCCCGGATTCTCAGCTATGAGCAAAACACCCTCCCCCAAGACGTGATCTGGAATCTCCGGGCCCGGGGATGGACAGTTGAAATGGGTGTGTTCGGTGGCATTCCGCGCTGGGGACGTGCACAGGGAATCCGAATCAAACATTCAGAGGATCGTCGGGCCCCATTGCGAACCTTCCATGGCAGTTCGGACCCACGTGGAACCGGCGCAGCCGTAGGATTCTAG
- a CDS encoding citrate synthase/methylcitrate synthase, with product MNDAGPSFGLEDVTVAQTRLSSIDGEEGALLIGGYPVEDIAPNATYEEELYLLLHDSLPNAEELRDFQADLARRRSIPDEVASVVRRAAREGRPAMDALRMGLAAVTLSTDLGDPSATEAKALRVVAAMPTIVAAYWRFRQGADPVSPRTALGHAANYLYMLRGEEPSRSAVRGLETYLNTVIDHGLNASTFAARTVVSTESDIVSAATAAVGALKGPLHGGAPGPVLNMIQEAHDRGNCEEVVRARLDAGERLMGFGHRVYRARDPRADVLSAAAEEFYAGAGRENVFETARELEAVGSRLLAERKPDRRLETNVEFYTAVLLHGIGFPAELFSPTFAVSRVGGWVAHALEQKRNNRLVRPVARYDGAEGRTWTPIGERE from the coding sequence ATGAACGATGCTGGACCTTCCTTTGGACTTGAAGACGTGACCGTGGCGCAGACGCGTCTCAGCTCCATTGATGGGGAGGAAGGGGCACTTCTCATCGGCGGGTATCCCGTGGAGGACATTGCTCCGAATGCCACCTATGAGGAAGAGCTCTATCTGCTTTTGCACGATTCCCTTCCAAATGCAGAAGAGCTCAGGGACTTCCAAGCCGATCTCGCGCGTCGCCGGTCGATCCCGGACGAGGTTGCGTCGGTGGTGCGGCGAGCGGCAAGGGAGGGACGACCGGCGATGGATGCGCTCCGGATGGGCCTCGCGGCAGTCACGCTTTCGACCGATCTCGGTGACCCGAGTGCGACGGAGGCCAAGGCACTTCGAGTCGTGGCAGCGATGCCCACGATCGTCGCTGCGTACTGGCGCTTTCGGCAGGGAGCCGATCCGGTATCCCCTCGAACGGCCCTTGGCCACGCGGCAAATTATCTCTACATGCTTCGGGGAGAAGAGCCGTCCCGATCGGCTGTTCGTGGTTTGGAGACGTACCTCAATACCGTTATCGACCACGGGCTCAATGCTTCAACCTTTGCGGCGCGAACGGTGGTCTCGACCGAGTCCGACATCGTGTCTGCGGCCACCGCGGCCGTCGGGGCGTTGAAGGGGCCGCTTCACGGAGGGGCGCCCGGCCCGGTTCTCAATATGATACAAGAAGCCCACGACCGCGGAAATTGTGAGGAGGTCGTTCGGGCGCGACTCGATGCCGGCGAGCGCCTCATGGGGTTCGGGCACCGCGTATACCGGGCCCGAGATCCGCGGGCCGATGTTCTTTCTGCGGCCGCAGAGGAATTCTATGCCGGAGCCGGACGCGAGAACGTCTTTGAGACGGCCCGCGAACTGGAGGCGGTCGGATCACGCCTGCTAGCCGAGCGCAAGCCCGATCGACGGCTTGAAACTAACGTCGAGTTTTACACCGCCGTCCTGCTTCACGGCATCGGCTTTCCGGCTGAGCTCTTTTCCCCCACCTTTGCTGTGTCGCGGGTCGGAGGGTGGGTGGCCCATGCCCTCGAACAGAAGCGCAACAATCGGTTGGTTCGACCGGTCGCTCGCTACGACGGCGCCGAGGGACGGACCTGGACGCCGATTGGAGAACGAGAGTAA
- a CDS encoding site-2 protease family protein, with product MKRSLRIGSIAGIGIFLHWTFLLLIAAIFGFYYIQSQSVGAALAGMGLILGVFVCVVLHELGHALTARRFGVGTRSITLYPIGGLARLQRIPSEPMKEFWIAIGGPAVNLVIAAVLAVGLLVLDGTFNPEVLRAPGRHTVASLMWINLALAGFNLLPAFPMDGGRVLRALLAMRQDYAKATQTAANVGQVMAILFGLFGLLTFNPILLFIALFVYVGAQQESQQAIYRAFTEGTPVRQAMVTRFATLAVDDTLDDAVDELLAGTDHDFPVVQDGAIVGLLRRKQLIQALSSHDRETPVQEVADREVFTTEPGAPLDEVFQRMNAESCTTVPVVDGGQLVGLLTLENVGELIMISSALQGRAPSAIRRSDVSDDTVRKVAGEDHSASGPTALP from the coding sequence ATGAAACGATCTCTTCGCATTGGGTCCATTGCTGGAATAGGGATTTTCCTGCACTGGACCTTCCTGCTCCTGATTGCCGCCATTTTCGGATTTTACTACATCCAGAGTCAGAGCGTGGGGGCGGCGCTCGCCGGGATGGGACTCATCCTGGGCGTTTTTGTCTGTGTGGTGCTTCATGAATTGGGGCATGCTCTTACCGCTCGGCGCTTCGGGGTGGGCACGCGCAGCATCACGCTCTACCCAATTGGCGGATTGGCGCGGCTTCAGCGCATCCCGTCCGAGCCAATGAAGGAATTCTGGATTGCGATTGGGGGGCCGGCCGTCAATCTCGTGATTGCGGCTGTTCTGGCCGTGGGGCTTCTGGTGCTGGACGGCACCTTCAACCCGGAGGTGCTTCGCGCGCCTGGCCGGCACACGGTGGCGTCGCTCATGTGGATTAATCTTGCCCTTGCGGGCTTTAATCTGCTTCCGGCCTTTCCGATGGATGGGGGGCGTGTGCTTCGAGCCTTGTTGGCCATGCGCCAGGACTACGCCAAAGCCACACAGACGGCCGCCAATGTGGGGCAGGTCATGGCCATTCTCTTTGGCTTGTTTGGGTTGCTTACCTTCAATCCAATTCTCCTCTTCATCGCCTTGTTCGTGTACGTCGGAGCCCAACAGGAGTCTCAGCAGGCCATCTATCGGGCCTTTACGGAGGGAACTCCCGTACGCCAGGCCATGGTGACGCGCTTTGCGACCCTTGCTGTGGATGACACCCTCGACGATGCTGTGGATGAACTGTTGGCGGGCACGGACCACGACTTTCCCGTCGTGCAGGATGGAGCAATTGTGGGACTGCTCCGACGCAAACAGCTGATTCAGGCCCTCTCGTCACACGACCGCGAGACACCGGTGCAGGAGGTTGCAGACCGAGAAGTGTTCACCACCGAGCCCGGGGCGCCCCTCGATGAAGTATTTCAGCGAATGAATGCTGAGAGCTGCACGACGGTGCCCGTCGTCGATGGAGGGCAGCTTGTAGGACTGCTGACTCTCGAGAATGTAGGAGAGCTCATTATGATCTCAAGTGCCCTGCAGGGCCGGGCCCCGTCGGCCATCCGCCGGTCCGACGTGAGTGATGACACTGTGCGCAAGGTGGCGGGGGAGGATCATTCCGCTTCTGGCCCGACGGCTCTTCCCTAG
- a CDS encoding DoxX family protein — protein MPPKIIDPAGTQAHMAAYGLPMTGVLLYGAIATELVGGLALLMGLKARSAVLALMGFLTVATLVFHTELGDQQQLLHFLKNVAVIGGLLLVIAEGTGPLSLGHTDRAVADEKAAYSA, from the coding sequence GTGCCGCCAAAAATTATCGATCCCGCCGGTACGCAGGCCCACATGGCGGCCTACGGACTGCCCATGACGGGCGTGCTTCTGTACGGCGCAATCGCGACCGAACTCGTAGGCGGGCTGGCATTGCTGATGGGACTGAAGGCCCGCTCGGCAGTGCTCGCCCTGATGGGATTTCTGACGGTCGCGACGCTCGTATTTCACACCGAGCTCGGAGACCAACAGCAGCTTCTTCACTTCCTTAAGAACGTGGCCGTCATCGGCGGACTTCTGCTCGTGATTGCGGAGGGAACCGGTCCCCTCAGCCTGGGCCACACCGATCGGGCCGTTGCCGATGAGAAGGCAGCGTATTCCGCCTAG
- a CDS encoding TonB-dependent receptor — protein MTLRYFSTVFLAGLAWVLFAGGLAFAQQPATLSGTVEDTNGNPLPGANVVLQDTDYGTAAGADGSYSIEDIAPGTYTVRVSFVGYEVIEQEITLSAGANVTRTFTLASAPLQGEEVIVTVGSRSRNVAAEDMAVPVDVYGTEELQLAGAFETGRILQQIAPSVNFPQNTLSDGMDALRSFTMRGLSPDQTLVLVNGKRRHKTALVNRLGAGVQGGSSPIDLNAIPANAIERMEVLRDGASSQYGSDAIAGVVNMQLKDEALAPTVETRFGGYVTDPYDNDGTMYSVRPSFGVELGDEGGFLNFFGEYRLRTPTNRAGPSGANPNFSFNWPFGCSPTPCDEVADRDGDGFYEVVQKNRTVDQPNFHWGDGRSENFLFWANGAYPVANYDAEQPTEVYAFGGYSYRKGKGQGFYREEFSGDTWTNIYPEGFLPNFENPINDYSVSVGLRGMLGEWNYDLNLQRGLNDFQYNITNSINASYGPFLSGNQTDFYAGTVRLAQSHVQLDVDRAYDVSALASPLNVAAGAVFRGDTYQIESGEEISWAGFEDPPWQISQTGGRPAAGAQVFPGFRPSQEVDETRTNLGVYVDLEANVLDPLLVNVAGRFENYSDFGSTFNWKVASRLDATDWLSLRGTAQTGFRAPNQAQKYFSKVSTTFIDNRPVQTGLFPVNSDVGNAFGIPDLKEETSFNLSGGVIFKPIQQFQLSVDYFNIQIDDRIILSEDLGGAKIREILRNANTGAATASFFSNAIDTRTRGLDVTSKYALILTDGVQLQLRGAFNWTDTELTGGPRNPRRLGEEFSEQIFPPVNRRALTEGSSPTTTTKLTARLATESVNVTLRGSRYGEQLIADEDGFPDEYTMGPEYIFGAEVGYSPLQSDEVNIAVGVDNLFDVYPDRVPEVNDPFDVILPYPRNSPFGFNGRFIYSRLTISL, from the coding sequence ATGACGTTACGCTACTTCTCCACTGTGTTTCTCGCCGGCCTCGCGTGGGTGCTTTTTGCCGGAGGGCTGGCCTTTGCCCAGCAGCCTGCAACCCTCAGCGGAACTGTTGAGGATACAAACGGCAACCCCCTCCCCGGTGCCAACGTCGTCCTCCAGGATACGGACTACGGCACGGCCGCGGGGGCCGACGGATCATATTCGATCGAGGACATCGCCCCCGGCACGTACACTGTGCGCGTGTCGTTCGTCGGGTACGAAGTCATCGAGCAGGAGATCACGCTTAGTGCCGGTGCGAACGTCACCCGCACGTTCACTCTAGCAAGCGCGCCCCTCCAGGGAGAAGAGGTGATCGTGACGGTCGGTTCGCGGTCCCGTAACGTCGCCGCGGAGGACATGGCTGTGCCCGTTGACGTGTACGGAACGGAAGAGCTCCAACTCGCCGGGGCGTTCGAAACGGGGCGCATTCTGCAACAGATCGCGCCGTCGGTCAACTTCCCACAGAATACGCTCTCCGACGGAATGGACGCCCTCCGCTCTTTTACGATGCGTGGCCTGAGTCCCGACCAGACCCTCGTGCTCGTAAACGGGAAGCGACGTCACAAAACGGCGCTGGTCAATCGTCTGGGCGCCGGAGTACAGGGCGGCTCTAGCCCAATTGACCTGAACGCCATTCCGGCCAACGCGATCGAGCGTATGGAGGTGTTGCGCGACGGTGCCTCCTCGCAGTATGGATCCGACGCCATTGCCGGCGTAGTGAACATGCAACTGAAAGATGAGGCCCTCGCCCCAACGGTCGAGACCCGCTTCGGAGGATACGTAACGGACCCTTATGATAACGACGGGACGATGTATAGCGTTCGTCCCTCGTTCGGCGTCGAGCTCGGTGACGAGGGAGGCTTCCTGAACTTCTTCGGCGAATACCGACTGCGAACGCCCACCAACCGGGCCGGCCCCTCCGGAGCGAATCCGAATTTCTCCTTCAACTGGCCCTTCGGCTGCAGTCCGACTCCCTGCGACGAAGTGGCGGACCGGGACGGAGACGGCTTCTATGAGGTCGTGCAGAAGAACCGGACGGTCGACCAACCCAACTTTCACTGGGGGGACGGCCGCTCCGAGAACTTCTTGTTCTGGGCCAACGGAGCCTACCCGGTGGCCAACTATGACGCGGAGCAGCCGACCGAAGTGTATGCCTTCGGTGGATACAGTTACCGGAAGGGGAAAGGGCAAGGCTTCTACCGCGAGGAATTCAGCGGCGACACCTGGACAAACATCTATCCGGAAGGCTTCCTGCCGAACTTTGAGAACCCGATTAACGACTACTCCGTCTCGGTCGGGCTGCGTGGAATGCTGGGCGAGTGGAACTATGACCTGAACCTCCAGCGGGGCCTCAACGACTTCCAGTACAATATAACGAACTCGATCAACGCGAGCTACGGCCCGTTTCTTTCGGGAAACCAGACCGATTTTTACGCCGGGACCGTTCGTCTAGCACAGTCCCATGTGCAACTGGACGTAGACCGTGCCTACGACGTCAGTGCCCTTGCCTCTCCCCTGAACGTGGCGGCCGGCGCCGTCTTCCGCGGCGACACCTACCAGATTGAGTCCGGAGAGGAAATCTCTTGGGCAGGATTTGAGGACCCACCCTGGCAGATCAGTCAGACGGGCGGCCGGCCCGCGGCCGGCGCCCAGGTCTTCCCCGGCTTCCGGCCCTCCCAGGAAGTCGACGAGACGCGCACCAACCTCGGCGTGTACGTAGACCTCGAAGCCAACGTCCTCGATCCCCTGCTCGTCAACGTCGCGGGTCGGTTCGAAAACTACAGCGACTTTGGCTCGACCTTCAACTGGAAGGTGGCCAGCCGTCTTGATGCCACCGACTGGCTGTCGCTTCGCGGCACGGCGCAGACCGGCTTCCGTGCTCCAAACCAGGCGCAGAAGTACTTCTCGAAGGTGTCGACGACCTTCATCGACAACCGGCCGGTGCAGACCGGCCTCTTCCCGGTGAATAGTGATGTCGGAAATGCGTTCGGCATTCCGGACCTCAAGGAGGAAACGTCCTTCAACCTGAGTGGCGGTGTCATCTTTAAGCCGATCCAGCAATTCCAGCTCTCGGTGGATTACTTTAACATCCAGATCGATGACCGAATCATCCTCTCTGAAGACTTAGGAGGGGCCAAGATCCGTGAGATCCTTCGCAACGCCAACACCGGAGCCGCGACCGCCAGCTTCTTCTCGAACGCGATTGACACGCGAACCCGAGGCCTGGACGTAACGTCGAAGTACGCGTTGATCCTCACTGACGGCGTGCAACTCCAGCTCCGCGGAGCCTTCAACTGGACGGATACCGAACTCACCGGCGGCCCTCGAAATCCGAGGCGACTCGGCGAAGAATTCAGTGAGCAGATCTTCCCGCCAGTCAACCGACGCGCACTGACGGAAGGAAGCTCCCCGACCACGACGACGAAGCTCACGGCCCGGCTCGCCACCGAGTCGGTGAATGTGACGCTTCGCGGCTCACGCTACGGCGAACAACTCATTGCCGACGAAGACGGATTTCCGGACGAGTATACGATGGGTCCGGAGTACATCTTCGGGGCCGAGGTTGGTTACAGCCCGCTGCAAAGTGACGAAGTGAACATCGCCGTCGGAGTGGACAACCTCTTCGACGTATATCCGGATCGCGTGCCCGAGGTCAACGATCCGTTCGACGTGATCCTTCCGTACCCTCGGAATTCCCCGTTCGGCTTCAACGGTCGCTTCATCTACAGCCGACTGACGATCTCGCTCTAA